A stretch of Cicer arietinum cultivar CDC Frontier isolate Library 1 chromosome 5, Cicar.CDCFrontier_v2.0, whole genome shotgun sequence DNA encodes these proteins:
- the LOC101493958 gene encoding uncharacterized protein: MSVMSSNGCPNASNPYHQCTQACSQKIKGPKPHANRKTSQGYGRTVTDAEIGKKINEQRRTVAGCPKASNPYHNCDANCNKSFSNSGATPQSNIERKKRAGSRPEPPILDSVPAARKIGATNLSNASSTKPQYSENKKLEPKSNEIIPSSGPISGQLHIPDVMPVYHKDQVKDVAKILPNKTETNHEDKVASDEIIPITNSDDTGLSESKDFSFSGTPPEDKEDGSEGETDSVVSESRIPVGKYNVKESFGFILQTILDKYGDIGASCDLESVVMRSYYMECVCFVVQELQSSSDTISKSKVNELSDIVKDVESAHLRVAWLRNALDEIAENIELISHQQDMETEKANYDVEMESLREQLESELKTLAQKEQEVADINARIPEIRDRLTELENKSSGLVDHEITLPIKSKIDQLL, encoded by the exons ATGAGT GTGATGTCTAGCAACGGGTGTCCAAATGCTTCTAATCCTTACCATCAATGCACACAAGCTTGCTCCCAAAAAATAAAGGGACCCAAACCACACGCTAATAGAAAGACTTCACAAG GTTATGGGAGAACCGTAACTGATGCTGAGATCGGTAAAAAGATAAATGAACAAAGACGAACGGTTGCTGGTTGTCCAAAAGCCTCTAATCCTTACCATAACTGTGATGCCAATTGTAACAAATCATTCTCCAATTCAG GTGCCACTCCTCAATCCAATATTGAGAGGAAGAAGAGGGCAGGTTCAAGGCCAGAACCCCCTATTCTTGACAGTGTTCCAGCTGCAAGAAAAATTGGAGCAACTAATCTCTCCAATGCTTCATCAACAAAACCACAATATTCTGAGAACAAAAAGTTGGAGCCAAAAAGCAATGAGATAATTCCTTCTTCTGGACCAATTTCTGGTCAATTGCACATCCCAGATGTTATG CCTGTGTATCACAAAGACCAAGTTAAGGATGTTGCTAAAATCCTCCCCAACAAGACAGAAACAAATCATGAGGACAAAGTTGCTTCTGATGAAATTATTCCAATCACTAATTCTGATGACACTGGTTTAAGTGAGTCCAAAGATTTTAGTTTCTCTGGAACTCCCCCAGAGGACAAAGAAGATGGCAGTGAAGGAGAGACAGATTCTGTGGTATCTGAGTCTCGTATTCCAGTTGGAAAATACAATGTAAAAGAAAGTTTTGGTTTCATCCTGCAAACTATACTTGATAAGTATGGGGATATAGGTGCAAGCTGTGATTTAGAATCAGTTGTAATGCGCTCATATTACATGGAATGCGTATGCTTTGTTGTCCAAGAATTACAATCTTCTTCTGACACAATAAGTAAGTCCAAAGTGAATGAACTGTCAGATATTGTTAAGGATGTTGAATCTGCTCATCTTCGTGTAGCCTGGTTGCGTAACGCACTCGATGAAATTGCAGAAAATATTGAACTGATTAGTCACCAGCAGGATATGGAGACAGAAAAAGCTAACTATGATGTTGAAATGGAATCATTGAGAGAGCAACTAGAATCAGAACTGAAAACATTGGCTCAGAAAGAACAAGAGGTTGCTGATATTAATGCCAGAATTCCTGAAATCAGAGATCGTTTGACAGAGCTTGAGAACAAGTCTTCTGGACTTGTAGATCATGAAATCACACTACCTATCAAgtccaagattgatcaactgTTATAA
- the LOC101493645 gene encoding large ribosomal subunit protein uL18-like produces MAFVKAQKSKAYFKRYQVKFKRRREGKTDYRARVRLINQDKNKYNTPKYRFVVRFTNKDIVAQIVSASIAGDIVLAAAYAHELPHFGLEVGLTNYAAAYCTGLLLARRVLKTLEMDEEYEGNVEASGEDYSVEPADSRRPFRALLDVGLVKTTTGNRVFGALKGALDGGLDIPHSDKRFAGFDKEKKELDAEVHRKYIFGGHVTAYMKTLIEDEPEKYQTHFSEYIKRGVEADGIEELYKKVHAAIRADPTIKKSGKQPPKEHKRYNLKKLTYEERKAKLIARLQALNSAAGDDEDEDDDDE; encoded by the exons ATG GCATTTGTGAAGGCTCAGAAGTCAAAGGCCTATTTCAAGAGATACCAAGTTAAGTTCAAAAGAAGAAGAG AGGGAAAGACTGATTACCGAGCGAGGGTTCGTCTGATTAATCAGGACAAAAACAAGTACAACACTCCAAAATATCGTTTCGTTGTTCGATTTACAAACAAGGACATTGTTGCTCAAATAGTATCGGCTAGCATTGCCGGTGATATAGTTCTTGCTGCAGCATATGCACATGAGCTTCCTCACTTTGGCCTCGAAGTAGGTCTTACCAACTATGCTGCAG CTTATTGCACCGGTCTTCTCTTGGCTCGCCGAGTTCTCAAGACACTAGAAATGGACGAGGAGTACGAAGGCAATGTTGAG GCTTCCGGAGAGGATTATTCAGTTGAACCCGCTGATTCGAGGAGGCCATTCCGTgctcttcttgatgttggtttggTGAAGACCACAACTGGCAATCGCGTCTTTGGTGCACTTAAG GGAGCCTTGGATGGAGGTCTGGATATTCCTCACAGCGATAAAAGGTTTGCTGGTTTTGACAAGGAGAAAAAGGAGCTTGATGCTGAGGTTCACCGAAAGTATATCTTTGGGGGACATGTTACTGCCTACATGAAG ACTTTGATTGAAGATGAACCAGAAAAATACCAAACACACTTCAGCGAATATATCAAGCGTGGGGTAGAAGCCGATGGAATTGAGGAACTATACAAAAAGGTTCATGCCGCCATTCGTGCAGATCCCACCATCAAGAAGTCTGGGAAGCAGCCACCAAAGGAACACAAGAG GTACAACTTGAAGAAGCTCACATATGAAGAGAGGAAGGCTAAGTTGATTGCACGCTTGCAGGCTCTTAATTCCGCTGCTGGAGATGATGAGGATGAAGACGACGATGATGAgtga